The following is a genomic window from Dama dama isolate Ldn47 chromosome 4, ASM3311817v1, whole genome shotgun sequence.
AAAAACGTTGGGaaattacaaaacaaacaaacagaaacaacccAGAAATGATATCCCCACCTCACTTTTCTGggatttttcacatctctaaATATATCAGACAATTTGGTAAGCAAACCAGGTGACCCAGAACGTACTTTCTGCATGgcttaaaataatacaaacaaaaaaaaaagagtttaaaagtGAGAAACAGTGGCACAGAATATAGCTTTAAAAATACTTGGAGGGGGCATTTGatattccttcctctctccctcctcctcctccttctgctcCTCCCTCCAAATACATccataaaatgataattttttttcccctaaaacctCACACTTTCTGGAAATCACAATCTCTGGAGCACTgagaagtcatttaaaaataagaattcacTCCCACCCCCAGCTGGTGTTTTGAACCCCAAGTCTTGGTCTGGGAACTCAAGGGGTGGTAGATATCACCCAGTGAAGGTACCAGACATTCCCGGCCCCATCCCAGAACAGGAAGCCATGATTAAGGCCAGTTAACCAGGAAGCTCCTAGTATAGGCCGTACATGAGTATATTTGGGGAAAAGGAGCTGATAAGGTCCGTATGAGAGCCACAGAAGGAGCAGGGAGTATGCAGGTAGGCAggtctggattcaaatcctgacttTGCCGGTTCTTAGCTATATTCTCAGGGGCAAGTATGTCCTCTCTAaggctcagttttcccatctgtaagatgggtatacagatggtctctctctctctctctcccaggaTGATTGTCGGATAGAACCCCCCAGATATGACGCATAGCATGGAGTCAGCCCATCCCCAGAAAATGTAGTCAgtgttactattttttaaatttatttttaattggaggatcattgctttacaatgttatattggtttctgctgtataagaacatgaatcagctatatatcccctccctcttgaacctctctcccactccccaccccatcccacacgtctaggttgtcacagagcaccaggttgagccaCTTCCCACTGGCTACTGATTTTATATAgagtaatgtgtatgtttcagtgctgctTTCTCCGTTTGTCCCACCCACTCCTTCACCAGTGTTATTACTGTGCCTTTTTTGTTTAACCCTTAGGAGGAAAGTTGCCTGAAAGGctgtcttgttgttgttcagttgcccagtcgtgtctgactttgtgaccccatggactgcagcacaccaggcttccctgtctttcaccaactcctggagtttgctcaaactcatgcccattgagtcagtgatgccatccaaccatctcatcctctgttgtctccttctcctctggccctcaatccctcccagcatcagtgtcttttccagtgagtcagctcttcgcatcaggcagccaaagtattggagctttagcatcaatccttccaatgaatatccaggattgatttttcagggttgatttcctttaggattgattggtttgatctccttaatgtccaagggacactcaagagtcttctctggcactacagtttgaaagcatcagttctttggtactcagccttctttatgttccaactttcacatccgtacatgactatggaaaaaccgtagctttgactatatggacctttgccggcaaagtgatgtctctgctttttaatatgctgtctaggtttgttacagcttttcttccaaagagcggGTGTATTTTAGTTTCATGACCGCAATCACAGGCAACATTAAAAGCTTGGGGTTTGGAGTCACTCAGGCGTGAATGCAAATcttctctttgcctttctctgtcctcAGCAGGACAGGGTTCTCCCCGGAAGTTCTGCCTCCCTTTGTCCAGATCTGTGGGGCTGTGGGAAGACTGCTCAGCTTGGGTGTGGCCTCACCACGTTCTTCCTCCAAGGATGCAAAGTTGAGTTTGGACCAGATTCACTGTCCCAGAATGTGCTCTTAGAACACCAGCCATGCAGGAGGCTCTGGAGAAAAGGGGTTCACAGCTGATCTTTCCCCAAACCTACTCCTCCCCACCTCGCCCATCTCAATCAGTGGCAGCTCATCCTTCTACTGGCTCAGACTGAACACCTTGACATTGCCCTTGGCCCCTCTTTTCCTTCCACCCACATCCAGTCATAGCCGACCCTGTGGGCTCCACCCACAAATTCTGTGCAGAATCTGAACTCTGCTCCTCCACTGTCCCCACCCTGGCCCCGCCTCCATGGTCTCCCTCCTGGACCATCACACAGCCTCCTCCTTGGTCTCCCTGGTCCCATCCTGCCCCCTACAGTCTGCTCCGTACACACAGCCAGAGGGTGCCTGTGAGCCCCTGAGTCAGATCAAGGCCCTCCTGGCTCAGCCCTCACTCCTGGTCAAAGTCAAAGTCAGTCTAGTCTTGTctcccgccccctcctcccctcgcTCACTCTGCCCAGACCCCTTGCTGTTCCTTCAACAACCCCGCCCCCCTCCTTGGGATCTTTGCACTTGCAATTCTCTTGGCCTAGTTCTCTGTTCCCTCACCTGTCTTCTCACCTCCTTCAGATCTCTGCTTGCATACCACCTTCTCAGTGCAGCCTTCCCTGCCCACCTATAGGAAAGTGCAGCCTCCGGTCTCTCCCCATGTCAGCACTCCCCTGCCTCTCTGTCAAGCTTGACTCGTCTCCCAGGCCCCTTCTTTTGTGACACAGCATCTATTTTACTTCTCCCTCCTATTTGTTATCCATCTCACCCATTGGCCTTTGAGCTCCCCACAGCTGGGGGTTTTGTCTGATTTGTTCATCGCCCAAAATAGAGCCTGGCACAGCCTGAGTGTTTGCTAAAGCACACCTAAGGGAGGGCTGTGACCTGGCTTAGGTGTGGCAAGGGTCCTCTGGCCGTGTGTGAGGAGCAGGCTGGGAGGGGCTGAGGGGAGCATCACTCAGGGCATTAAGCAGGAGGAGGAATCCCCCATAAGCACTCTGCAGCCTTGCTGTGTATCTGCCTCTTTTCACAGTTTGTGATGCTGTGTTTgattgggtgatttttttttttttaattgctgtctGTCTCCCCTACAGATGGACTTTGTACTTGGGAGGGTACAGCCCAGAGATGTCTTGATCATTTTTATGTCCCCCAGCATCACCCCATGTAGGACCGGGCATGGAGTATGTGTCTAGTTAAcacttgttgaatgaacaaatgaatgaatacatttgaatgaatgaatgaatgcatcctCTGCTTGAATAATTATCCTGCAACTTAGTATATATTCAAGGCTCTGACAAGTCCTGCAGAAAAAAGATAactcttcttttttaagattataaGAAATCTATTCAGATATTTTGGCAATGTGATGTATTGGTCAAGGATCTTCAggatgcaaaagagaaaaggaaaaaccaagAAACTGGCTAAACAAAAAGGGAAATTATTAACTCACTTAAGTAATGATTCTGGAGGTTCTTTAAGCCTGATTCCATTAAGGAGCTATAAAAATGTTATCAGAATCTCTTGGCTTTCCTCTACATTGGTTTAACACCACTGCCCCCCTATTCCCACTCCTGCAGGCAAAGGTGGACTTTGAAAAATCTAGCTTTCAGCTCTTGGGCAACCAGTTTAGGAATCCTGGTGGCAAGGGGAATGCCCCCTCCCCCACGTTGCCCGGTTTTCCCATGGTGATGCAGCCAGAGTCTTAGGACCCCCAATCTTTGGTCCAACTTGAGTCCTGAGCCCTTCCAGAGGCAGCCACAAATGTGCGGAGCCCAGGGTGCTCCGATTGGGCCTGCCAGGACTCGGGACTAGACTGGCATGGGCAGAGAAGAGGCCAGGAGGGCTCGGGTGGGAAGGCAACCCCGGCGGTCCTCTTGTTGCCCTGCAGTGCAGGTTGGCCCGGCAGATGCTCGGCTCACGGTGTTCGACCAGACGGAGGGCACGTGGCGCCTGCTTTGCTCCTCGCGCTCCAACGCCAGGGTGGCGGGGCTCAGCTGCGAGGAGATGGGCTTCCTCAGGTACCCGGGCGCCCCtggtggggggctgggagggcGGGGGGCGCAGGTCTGACCGCTGCCCTGCCCAGGGCGTTGGACTACTCGGAGCTGGACGTGCGGACGGCGGGCGCCAATGGCACGTCGGGCTTCTTCTGCGTGGACGAGGGGAGGCTGCCGCATGCCCGGAGGTTGCTCGAGGTCCTCTCCGTGTGGTGAGGAGGGCGGCGGGCAGGTGGGGCGCACGCCGCGGGCCCCACCACCCCTGGGCACCCATGCTCCCCCGGGTGCCTTCCCTCCGTCTTAATTGGCCtctttttttgtctctgtgtCTTCATCCCCGTCCCTCCCACAGCGACTGTCCCAGAGGCCGTTTCCTGGCTACCAGCTGCCAAGGTGAGGCCCCAAAACTCAGAGCCCTCTTCTGAGACTCCCTGCCCCTACTGTGGCAGGGCCATGGCCCATCAGGTTGCCCCAGACAGGCCTTATCCTCTTAGATCCTCCAAGGATGGACCTGTGTCCTCTCAGACTCCCCCAGGGTGGGGGGTCCACATCCCCTCAGACTCCCAAAGTAGGGCCATGTCCTCCTAGGTCCCCACAGATGGGGCTGTGTCTCCTCGGACAGACCCCTTCCCCCTAGAGCAGAACCATGTTCCTCAGACCCCTTAGGTTAAGATCGTGACCACTCAGTCTCCCCAGAGTGGGGCATGACCTCTCAGATCCCCGGGGCAGGGGGTCCAGGCCTCCCGCTGGCCCCTGActgcccctctccccacagaCTGTGGCCACCGAAAACTGCCCGTCGATCGCATTGTGGGCGGCCAGGACACCAGCCTGGGCAGGTGGCCGTGGCAAGTCAGTCTTCGCTACGATGGCGCGCATCTCTGTGGGGGGTCGGTGCTCTCCAGGGACTGGGTGCTGACAGCCGCCCACTGCTTCCCTGAGTGAGTGTCCCGCAGGGCACTgaggggagaggctggggagCCATGCGCTGGAGGAGGCTGTGCCTAGACAGGTGGCCACCCTCCCCTCCTATCCCCGGTAGGCGGAACCGGGTCCTGTCACGATGGCGAGTGTTTGCTGGTGCTGTGGCCCAGACTTCACCTCACGGTGTGCAACTGGGGGTGCAGGCCGTCATCTACCATGGGGGCTATCTCCCCTTTCGAGACCCCAACAGCGAGGAGAATAGCAATGACATCGCCCTGGTCCACCTCTCCGGCACCTTGCCCCTCACAGGTACGTCTGGGCCTGATCCCAGGCCTGGGGACTCCAGGGgccaggaggacagaggaggggcTAGGGTACAGAATTCATGGTGATGAGGGAAATGATCTCCAGGGGCACTCACTGTGCATTCATTAGGTGGGGGcaattagtgcagccactttggaaaactatgTGCGAGTGTTACCATTTGGCCCCacaattccactcttaggtacGTACCCCAAAGAAATGAAGATACATTGCTACACAAAAACTAGTGCATGGGTGTTCataagcagcattatttacagcagccaaaagatggaaaccaCCCAGATGTCTACCATCTGCCATGTGGATAAATAAAACATGCTAGACCCGTACAATGGAATCATATTAGGttagaaaggaatgaagtactgactgATCCAGGATACACAATGGATGACCCTGGAACAGCACTGTGCTCAGAAGGAAGTCAGACCTACACAGCCACATTCTATAtgattctatttctatgaaatgtccagaacaggtaaACCTGCAGAGATAGAAAGTACATCAGTGGTTCCCCAGGCGTGGGGATGGCAGAGAAACGTTGGGAGGTCAGAGGTAAAGgcggtgatgaaaatgttctgaaatcaattgtggtggtggttgtacCTTGCTTATTGCCAGGCAGGCTGGTCCCTGAATCTAAAACCTGTCTAAAACCCATTGACTTGTGTACTTTAAGTGGGTGAATTGTGTGGTACAGGAATTATATCTCCAAAAAAGCTATtaccaaaataaaagaaagaaatgggaaaaaaaagtgtatgaatgaatgagaaagtcAGGAGTTATTTATTCCCTTTGTAGTTCTCCAGAGCATTTCCTTGTCAATGAGAAAGACTCACCTGGGTGTCAGTACATCTTTCATACCTCGTCTACACATGCCTTTTGAATTAAGAGTGGGCTGTGGGCTTCAGCTTTCAGAAGGCCACCGAGTGgtggtaatagtaataataataacgtTGATGATAAGGAAGTTATCATAGCAATGATGATGAACCTTCAGCAGGCATCagtatgatgatgataataataatgagaaagagggacttccctggcagtccagtggttagaactgcaccttccaatgcagcaggtgtgggtttgatccctggttgggagctaAGACCCACATGCCCTCTCtgccaaagaaaaaaaactcaaacataaaacagaagcagttttgtagcaaattcaatgaagaatttaaaaatggcccatataaaaaaaattaaaaagtcttgggcttccctggtggttcgttGGTTAAGAATCTAAGACATAGGTGCATTCCCTgattcagagcaactaagcccaggtaccacaactactgaagcctgatcGCTGTAGGCTTCTGTTCCAcatcaagagaagtcactgcaatgagaagcccatgcaccagaaccagagagtagccccactaCGGCTCGCAACAAGTAgtgaaaagccctcacagcaacaaagactcagcacagccttaaataaataaataagattttaaaacatcttaaaaaataataatggaagAATACAATAATAGTGATGATAGGATGAACTCCAACACTTGCACGTGCCTCCTGTGTGCAGCCACCGGCCTCAACATGTCGCAAGCATGCAGTCATTTCATTGTCACAgcagcctggggagggtgggttctcttatgatcctgtgttgttttttttcataAGAGTAAAATTCCCAACATAGAGAAGGTACATAATACCCCACATTCCCACAACTGGCAAATGGCAAAGGTTTGAGCCCAAGTTGCATGGCTCTGGAATCTGTGCCTATAAGCCCCTGGCTGAGCTGCCAGGAAAGTCAGTACTATTTTGTAGTTTgcattattgtctttttttttatgattaaaaaataattgtttatttatttggctgtgctgggtcttagtggtggcatggggaatctttagttgcagcttgtgagatctagttccttgaccagagattgaaccctgggcccctctgttgggagctcagagtcttagccactggtcaccagggaagtctgccttattcttatttttaatggttattttcttttgaatggtCCATGAGACTAGTTCTCCATTTAAGGGAACAATACATGTGAGTGGCCTGCATTTGGACATGGGGCTGAGGGGAGTGGTGTGGGCTTTGGGGTCATATACTCAGCAGCTCTGCGGTCTTGTGTATGTGGCTTCACCTCtccaaacctcagtttccctCACCTGTTAAATGACTCCTGAAGGTTATTGAAATGCTGAAAAGAGTTAATCTGAGCCAAATTGCTTAGAGCAATGCCGGCATTCAGTTAATACTAACaatcattgctgttgttgtttattaCTATTGCTAGTTACGTGAGCATTTCCCGTTAGCCAGGCATGCTATTCAACACTTCACCAATTTCTCACGATACACCTCTGGGAGCGGGGGGATGATTATTCTTTCCATTTTGCACCTGAGAGCTCTGAGCTCAGGCAGGTGAAGTCACCAGCAAGGCTTGCTAGCAGGGCTGCCAGGACCACTTGCATGGGTTGTGCACTGCACAAGGACATCATATCTCAGGGATGCCATTCTTACTGTGGACAGGATAGACTGGTGTGTTTATTATGATGAATTTTTGACAGGTGGAAGTCCAATATCTCATGATAGTGCCTTGTAAAATTTCTtacagaagggacttccctggtggtccgataGTTAAATGGGAGgcgctttcaatgcagggggcacagatttcgATCCCTGTTCTAGGaacgaagatcccgcatgccacagtggccaaaaaattgaaaaaataaattaaaatttctcaAAGTCACTCTCTGGGTAGGGGGCAGCCCCATGGGCCATGGTTAAGAACACAGGCTTAGAAATTGGGccaacctgggttcaaattttgGCTCTGTCATTGACTCAATCTAAGGGTTTGGACAAGTGACATGGTTTTATATTCCCCTCTTTAAGTGGGGGTAATAGCCCCTATCTCTCTGACCTGATGGGATATTAAGGGAATTCACCCAGAAAGGCGCAAGTACATGCTGAGTTCTCAATAGAAGgcagcttcttttatttttaaaaatgtattgaagGATActatgctaagtctcttcagtcgtgttcaactctttgcgaccccatggactgtagctgccaggctcctctgtccatggagttttccagacaagaatactggaatgggttgccataccctcctccggggatctccccagcctagagatcaaacccatgtcccctgcattgcaggtggattctttagcactgagccactggggaagccctgtattgaagtatagtgatttacaatgatgtgttaatttcctccatacagtaaagtgactcagttacacacacacacacacacacacacacacatatatctttttcacattcttgtccattatggtttatcacaggatattgaatataattcccagCACTATAtagtgggaccttgttgtttataggAGGCAACTTCTGTTGTAGTGATTGTGAAAGAACAGAGGGAAGGGTTGGCTGGGGCAGCTGGAGCGAGGTTTGTCCTGGGCGGGGCAGACTGGCAGGGGCCCAGACTGCTGTGGTCTCTTGCACAGAGTACATCCAGCCCGTGTGTCTCCCGGCTGCCGGGCAGGCCCTGGTGGATGGCAAGATATGCACCGTGACTGGCTGGGGCAACACACAGTACTATGGTAAGTCTTGTCCTCTGCTGGGAAGCTGCCTTAGGGAGACTCTGAGCCGGGCTGGGGAAGGGCAGTTGGGCTACGCCAATGCCTCTTGGCTCTGAGGGTGTAGGTGGgcactgggaggggaggggagggggtgtgcATGCTCCCCAGCTTCGGCCAGCCTTGCCCGCACACCCCCAGGCCAACAGGCTGGGGTGCTCCAGGAGGCCCGAGTCCCCATAATCAGCAGTGATGTCTGCAACGGCCCCGACTACTACGGGAACCAGATCAAGCCCAAGATGTTCTGTGCCGGCTACCCTGAGGGTGGCATTGATGCCTGCCAGGTGAGGGATCCTGTGGGGCAGCCGGGGCCCCGGCCTCCCCAGGGATGGAGACACAGGGCTTTGGGCGGTCGGGCTCCCTATCTCAAGGCCAGGGGGCTCTATGACCACAGCCCCCGGCCCTCCGAAAAGGGCCTCCTGGCCAGCCGTCTCGGCCTCCAGCCAGGCCTTCTGTCCCCCACTAGGGTGACAGTGGTGGCCCCTTCGTGTGTGAGGATAGCATCTCTCGGACGCCACGTTGGCGGCTGTGTGGCATCGTGAGCTGGGGCACCGGCTGTGCCCTGGCCCAGAAGCCAGGCGTCTAC
Proteins encoded in this region:
- the HPN gene encoding serine protease hepsin isoform X1, encoding MAEKEGGRTVPCCSGPKVAALTVGTVLLLTGIGAASWAIVTVLLRSDQEPLYPVQVGPADARLTVFDQTEGTWRLLCSSRSNARVAGLSCEEMGFLRALDYSELDVRTAGANGTSGFFCVDEGRLPHARRLLEVLSVCDCPRGRFLATSCQDCGHRKLPVDRIVGGQDTSLGRWPWQVSLRYDGAHLCGGSVLSRDWVLTAAHCFPERNRVLSRWRVFAGAVAQTSPHGVQLGVQAVIYHGGYLPFRDPNSEENSNDIALVHLSGTLPLTEYIQPVCLPAAGQALVDGKICTVTGWGNTQYYGQQAGVLQEARVPIISSDVCNGPDYYGNQIKPKMFCAGYPEGGIDACQGDSGGPFVCEDSISRTPRWRLCGIVSWGTGCALAQKPGVYTKVSDFREWIFQAIKTHSEASGMVTQL
- the HPN gene encoding serine protease hepsin isoform X2: MAEKEGGRTVPCCSGPKVAALTVGTVLLLTGIGAASWAIVTVLLRSDQEPLYPVQVGPADARLTVFDQTEGTWRLLCSSRSNARVAGLSCEEMGFLRALDYSELDVRTAGANGTSGFFCVDEGRLPHARRLLEVLSVCDCPRGRFLATSCQDCGHRKLPVDRIVGGQDTSLGRWPWQVSLRYDGAHLCGGSVLSRDWVLTAAHCFPERNRVLSRWRVFAGAVAQTSPHGVQLGVQAVIYHGGYLPFRDPNSEENSNDIALVHLSGTLPLTEYIQPVCLPAAGQALVDGKICTVTGWGNTQYYGQQAGVLQEARVPIISSDVCNGPDYYGNQIKPKMFCAGYPEGGIDACQGDSGGPFVCEDSISRTPRWRLCGIVSWGTGCALAQKPGVYTKVSDFREWIFQAIKGPS